The following are encoded in a window of Candidatus Zixiibacteriota bacterium genomic DNA:
- a CDS encoding gamma-glutamyl-gamma-aminobutyrate hydrolase family protein (Members of this family of hydrolases with an active site Cys residue belong to MEROPS family C26.), with protein MDKPPLICLTLRGQSYNEGRRDPTPYAYEWLPSAFGAAIAAAGGVPIGISNECPTAQVASVLDHVDGLFLTGGEDVAPEHFGEHAEVDNLTINPERDRVELAAIAAADSLGLPILGVCRGIQVLNVARGGTLYQDLGEQYPQSPRDHSRGGSGLYVQTHAVDVAPGCRLQSVLKAARVAVATSHHQAIKSPGRGLVVTAHAPEDGVIEAVEEVGDRFVVGVQWHPEVRPDDDATVRLFRAFVEAAQLYSARRRRMTGSLST; from the coding sequence GTGGATAAGCCGCCACTCATCTGCCTGACCTTGCGGGGACAGTCGTATAATGAAGGACGTCGTGACCCGACGCCGTACGCGTATGAATGGCTTCCCAGTGCCTTCGGGGCGGCGATTGCCGCGGCCGGCGGTGTTCCCATCGGGATCTCCAATGAATGCCCGACGGCGCAGGTCGCTTCCGTGCTCGATCACGTTGATGGGCTGTTTCTCACCGGTGGTGAGGACGTGGCGCCGGAGCACTTCGGTGAACATGCCGAAGTGGACAATCTGACCATCAATCCGGAACGAGATCGGGTTGAATTGGCGGCGATCGCGGCGGCCGATTCACTCGGCCTGCCGATACTGGGAGTCTGTCGCGGGATTCAGGTTCTCAACGTGGCCCGGGGTGGGACGCTCTATCAGGATCTGGGCGAGCAATACCCACAGTCGCCGCGCGATCATTCCCGCGGCGGCAGCGGGCTGTATGTGCAGACACATGCCGTGGACGTCGCGCCGGGGTGTCGCCTGCAATCTGTCCTGAAGGCGGCACGGGTCGCCGTGGCCACCAGCCATCATCAGGCCATCAAGTCGCCGGGACGCGGTCTCGTTGTGACCGCGCACGCCCCGGAGGACGGCGTCATCGAGGCGGTCGAGGAGGTCGGTGATCGGTTCGTTGTCGGCGTCCAATGGCATCCAGAAGTGCGCCCCGATGATGATGCCACCGTGCGGCTCTTCCGTGCGTTTGTGGAGGCGGCACAACTGTACTCCGCGCGTCGCCGTCGCATGACAGGTTCTCTGTCAACCTGA
- a CDS encoding cysteine desulfurase family protein — MHAIYCDYNSTTPTDPRVADIVRQVAVEDFANASSAHRLGQRARVRLDDSRAQIASFIGAKPSEIVFTGSGSEADNLAILGSLHAPDARGRHWVTVATEHHAITETAAWTRRAGLEVTVLPTDRLGRVDPEEFARSLRTDTQVASVMLANNEIGTIQPVSLLARLAHERGVVFHTDAVQALGKIPVDVDKLGVDLLSLSSHKFYGPKGIGLLYVRQGIRLAPILHGGGQEMGRRPGTENVPGAAGTAVAMKLLHEDPDEPRRVAAIAAEFQRLLGEKVTDIELFGDPDSRLPNTVAVGFGGVDGTDLMIALDLRGLCVSTGSACTSGVREPSHVLQALGIVPHYAHGSIRFSFGRGSRTEHAAIIADAVAAEVERMRTLPRGGL, encoded by the coding sequence ATGCACGCAATCTACTGCGACTATAACAGCACGACACCGACCGACCCCCGCGTGGCTGACATCGTGCGCCAGGTCGCCGTGGAGGATTTCGCGAACGCCTCGTCGGCGCACCGGCTGGGGCAACGTGCCCGCGTACGGCTGGACGACTCCCGTGCCCAGATCGCCTCGTTCATTGGGGCGAAGCCCTCCGAGATTGTCTTCACCGGCTCCGGGAGCGAGGCCGACAACCTCGCGATTCTCGGCTCCCTCCACGCGCCGGATGCGCGCGGCAGGCACTGGGTGACCGTCGCCACCGAGCACCATGCGATCACCGAGACGGCGGCGTGGACGCGCCGCGCCGGTCTTGAAGTCACCGTGCTGCCGACGGACCGGTTGGGGCGGGTTGATCCGGAGGAATTCGCACGATCGTTGCGGACGGATACGCAGGTTGCGTCGGTCATGCTGGCCAACAACGAGATCGGGACGATCCAGCCGGTGTCACTGTTGGCACGGTTGGCCCACGAGCGCGGCGTGGTCTTTCATACCGACGCGGTCCAGGCATTGGGGAAGATCCCCGTGGACGTGGACAAGCTGGGAGTCGATCTACTCTCCCTGTCTTCCCACAAGTTCTATGGACCGAAGGGTATCGGGCTGCTCTATGTCCGGCAGGGCATTCGGTTGGCTCCGATCCTGCATGGCGGTGGCCAGGAAATGGGCCGTCGTCCCGGCACCGAGAATGTCCCCGGTGCGGCAGGAACCGCCGTCGCGATGAAGCTCTTGCATGAAGACCCCGACGAACCCAGACGCGTCGCGGCGATTGCGGCGGAATTTCAACGGTTGCTGGGTGAGAAAGTCACCGACATTGAGCTCTTCGGTGATCCCGATAGCCGACTTCCCAACACCGTGGCGGTCGGCTTCGGCGGCGTGGACGGAACCGACCTGATGATTGCGCTGGATCTGCGGGGACTCTGCGTCTCAACCGGCTCGGCATGTACCTCGGGCGTTCGTGAGCCGTCGCATGTGCTCCAAGCGCTGGGCATTGTGCCGCATTACGCCCATGGATCGATTCGTTTCTCATTCGGACGAGGCAGTCGCACAGAACATGCTGCCATCATCGCCGATGCCGTCGCTGCCGAAGTCGAGCGGATGCGGACGCTGCCACGTGGCGGGCTCTGA
- the mnmA gene encoding tRNA 2-thiouridine(34) synthase MnmA produces the protein MLSGFASIIDSRWRGRRVAAAMSGGVDSSVAAVLLAAAGCDVVGITMKLWDYEAVGGDRARDGRCCTVESFADCRAIAAKFDFPHYTVDLSRRFAETVMADFVSEYRRGRTPNPCAVCNTQIKWPALWEKAVAYGCDAIATGHYARLEQCAGGDIALHRGIDATRDQSYFLWGVPREFLTRTIFPLGRLTKIQVREIARRHGLVNAERPESRDICFVTDNDLDRFLAECADRDGVASTPGPVLNAQGIAIGRHDGFERLTIGQRKGLGIATGRPQYITAIDAETGAVTIGDDADLFCHRCLVTRVNWLMEPPKETFRARVQIRYRHQAAPALVIPDGPESFEIVFDAPQRAITPGQSAVVYDPDSDRLLGGGVIASVR, from the coding sequence ATGTTGAGTGGTTTCGCATCGATCATCGACTCCCGCTGGAGAGGTCGCCGCGTGGCGGCGGCCATGTCGGGGGGTGTCGATTCATCGGTCGCGGCCGTCCTGCTGGCGGCCGCCGGCTGTGACGTCGTCGGCATCACGATGAAGCTCTGGGATTACGAAGCGGTGGGCGGAGATCGCGCGCGCGATGGTCGGTGTTGCACGGTCGAATCGTTTGCCGACTGCCGGGCGATCGCGGCCAAGTTTGACTTCCCGCACTACACGGTCGATTTGTCGCGGCGATTCGCGGAGACCGTGATGGCCGATTTCGTGTCCGAATACCGTCGCGGACGGACCCCCAATCCCTGCGCGGTCTGCAACACGCAGATCAAGTGGCCGGCGCTCTGGGAGAAGGCGGTCGCCTACGGATGCGACGCCATCGCCACCGGTCACTATGCGCGCCTGGAGCAATGCGCGGGTGGCGACATCGCCCTGCACCGGGGGATCGATGCGACACGTGACCAGTCGTACTTTCTGTGGGGCGTGCCGCGCGAGTTTCTGACGCGCACCATCTTCCCGCTGGGTCGGCTGACGAAGATTCAAGTTCGCGAGATCGCCCGCCGGCACGGCCTCGTCAACGCCGAGCGTCCCGAGAGTCGCGACATCTGCTTCGTCACCGACAATGACTTGGATCGATTCCTCGCCGAGTGTGCCGATCGCGACGGTGTCGCATCGACACCCGGTCCCGTGCTCAACGCCCAAGGCATCGCCATCGGTCGGCATGACGGATTCGAACGGCTGACCATCGGCCAGCGCAAAGGGTTGGGGATTGCGACCGGGCGGCCGCAATACATCACGGCCATCGATGCCGAGACCGGTGCCGTGACCATTGGCGACGATGCCGATCTGTTCTGTCACCGCTGCCTCGTCACCAGGGTGAACTGGTTGATGGAGCCGCCTAAGGAGACGTTTCGCGCCCGGGTGCAGATACGCTATCGGCACCAGGCCGCACCCGCGCTGGTGATACCGGACGGCCCCGAGAGCTTCGAGATTGTCTTTGATGCGCCCCAGCGCGCCATCACGCCGGGGCAATCGGCCGTCGTCTATGATCCCGATTCCGACCGACTCCTCGGCGGCGGCGTCATTGCTTCTGTGAGATAG
- a CDS encoding cupin domain-containing protein: MNYDIHSDIKYAPLELVEVGRLAGECTTQWWNQSLCQVNDSVVRLGVFQGEFHWHKHDREDKFFFVLEGSLLLDLEGRTVELGTREGLLVPHGVRHRTRALQRTVVLMIEAATVVPTGD, encoded by the coding sequence GTGAACTACGACATTCACTCCGACATCAAGTATGCGCCGCTGGAACTCGTGGAAGTCGGGCGGCTTGCCGGTGAGTGCACGACGCAATGGTGGAATCAATCACTCTGCCAGGTGAATGACAGTGTCGTGCGGCTGGGCGTCTTTCAGGGAGAATTCCACTGGCACAAACACGACCGCGAGGACAAGTTCTTCTTCGTCCTTGAGGGCAGTCTGCTATTGGATTTGGAGGGGCGGACAGTGGAACTCGGTACGCGGGAGGGGTTGCTTGTGCCCCATGGCGTCCGGCATCGGACACGAGCGTTGCAGCGCACGGTTGTCCTGATGATCGAGGCCGCCACAGTCGTCCCGACCGGGGACTGA
- a CDS encoding NUDIX hydrolase, which produces MDIPATTIESWEARYGTPVRWTHIQPVTPDNYAIIRGSQRDGRAHDITLYIAADGRIAVIAKPVYPPGMFRAPSGGLTPGESLEAGASREAYEETGLRIRLASYLLRVDVTFVEDTRRIDWCTHVFSASAIDQKIAPVDHHEIREARWALPSEFAAFGRMMRLTSHGGLHYRAALHEQVAAVHPLFLQYQSANP; this is translated from the coding sequence ATGGACATCCCGGCAACGACAATTGAGAGCTGGGAGGCGCGCTACGGCACCCCGGTTCGGTGGACTCACATCCAGCCGGTCACACCCGATAACTACGCGATCATCAGAGGGAGTCAGAGGGACGGGCGGGCGCACGACATCACGCTGTACATCGCGGCCGATGGCCGGATCGCCGTAATCGCAAAGCCTGTCTACCCGCCCGGCATGTTCCGCGCACCCTCAGGGGGGCTGACTCCCGGTGAATCACTCGAAGCGGGGGCATCGCGCGAGGCATACGAGGAGACGGGACTCCGCATTCGCCTCGCCTCCTACCTGCTTCGTGTCGATGTCACATTCGTGGAAGACACCCGCAGGATTGACTGGTGCACGCATGTGTTCTCGGCCTCGGCCATCGACCAAAAGATCGCACCGGTCGATCACCATGAGATTCGTGAAGCCCGTTGGGCCTTGCCATCGGAGTTTGCCGCCTTCGGACGTATGATGCGGCTGACATCACACGGCGGACTGCACTACCGCGCCGCCCTCCACGAGCAGGTGGCGGCGGTCCATCCCCTATTCCTCCAGTATCAATCCGCCAATCCCTGA
- a CDS encoding M24 family metallopeptidase — protein MRTSEIQALLAQTDLDGWLLYDAHGLNPIARQVVGLKRMVTRRWFVFIPREGEPEAVIHIMEQPAFADLRAHRHTYLSWQELDQALRRIVRGRRVAMEYSPDNAIPYVARVDAGTIEKVRALGVDIVSSADLVATMLACWSPAKIALHRRAADALIEIKDAAFRLITDQISAHRTLHEYDVVQFIREEFARRGMINDGEGPICAVDANAGDPHYEPGPQGSASIGPDQLVLLDLWAKHDTPDGVYADITWTGYTGRTIPARIDSVFQVVARSRDRGVEFLAKKMEGGSTVCGYEVDEAVRTVIVEAGYGDRFIHRTGHSLGANVHDVGPNIDNLETQDRRRLQDGVAFTIEPGIYLPEFGIRSEINVLIERGRPVVTTLPLQRAVTPLL, from the coding sequence ATGAGGACATCTGAAATCCAAGCACTCCTGGCGCAGACCGATCTGGATGGGTGGCTTTTGTATGACGCGCACGGTTTGAATCCGATCGCCCGGCAGGTGGTCGGACTTAAGCGGATGGTCACCCGCCGCTGGTTCGTCTTCATTCCCCGGGAGGGCGAGCCGGAGGCCGTCATTCACATAATGGAACAGCCCGCCTTTGCCGATCTTCGGGCGCATCGCCATACCTACCTGTCGTGGCAGGAGTTGGATCAGGCACTGCGCCGGATCGTGCGTGGGCGGCGCGTCGCCATGGAGTATTCTCCCGACAATGCGATTCCCTATGTCGCCCGGGTTGATGCCGGGACGATTGAGAAGGTGCGCGCCCTCGGCGTGGACATCGTCTCCTCGGCTGATCTGGTGGCGACGATGCTCGCTTGTTGGTCGCCGGCGAAGATCGCGCTTCACCGCCGGGCCGCCGACGCGCTGATCGAAATCAAGGATGCGGCCTTCCGCCTGATCACCGATCAGATCTCGGCGCACAGGACGCTGCACGAGTACGACGTCGTCCAGTTCATTCGGGAGGAGTTTGCACGCCGCGGGATGATCAACGACGGGGAGGGGCCGATCTGCGCGGTGGACGCCAACGCCGGCGATCCACATTACGAACCGGGTCCCCAAGGCAGCGCCTCAATCGGTCCGGACCAGCTTGTCCTGCTCGATCTGTGGGCGAAGCACGATACCCCGGATGGCGTCTACGCCGACATCACCTGGACGGGATACACGGGCAGGACGATTCCGGCCCGAATCGATTCGGTGTTCCAAGTTGTGGCCCGTTCCCGCGACCGGGGCGTGGAATTCCTGGCGAAGAAGATGGAGGGCGGGAGCACCGTCTGCGGCTACGAGGTCGATGAGGCGGTCAGGACCGTGATCGTGGAGGCGGGATACGGTGACCGGTTCATTCACCGCACCGGGCACTCGCTGGGCGCCAATGTGCACGACGTCGGACCGAACATCGACAACCTGGAGACACAAGACCGTCGTCGCCTGCAGGACGGCGTCGCCTTCACGATTGAACCGGGGATCTACCTGCCTGAATTCGGGATTCGTTCAGAGATCAACGTATTGATCGAGCGGGGCCGTCCCGTGGTCACAACCCTCCCGTTGCAACGTGCCGTCACCCCACTTCTCTGA
- the gatC gene encoding Asp-tRNA(Asn)/Glu-tRNA(Gln) amidotransferase subunit GatC → MAITAEDVAYVARLARLELTEEEIARFGRELGQISAYVAQLSGLDLGDVDPEPVLPLIKSAEALRSDEVSPSLPVDQALSGAPDAADGFFRVPKVIG, encoded by the coding sequence ATGGCAATCACAGCGGAAGATGTGGCATACGTGGCGCGTCTGGCGCGTCTGGAGTTGACCGAGGAAGAGATCGCCCGCTTCGGACGGGAGCTGGGGCAGATCAGCGCCTACGTGGCGCAATTGTCCGGGCTCGATTTGGGTGATGTCGATCCCGAGCCGGTGCTCCCTTTGATCAAGTCGGCAGAGGCGCTGCGTTCCGACGAGGTCTCTCCGAGTCTCCCGGTCGATCAGGCACTGTCCGGGGCTCCCGATGCTGCCGACGGCTTCTTCCGGGTTCCCAAGGTGATCGGGTAA
- a CDS encoding 3-deoxy-manno-octulosonate cytidylyltransferase, translating into MNSARAIGPDDIIGVIPARWGATRFPGKMLASIAGRPLITWVVRGCRRSRRVTRWIVATDDQRIAVAAAAAGAGVVMTSRGLKSGSDRVAQAVANERVAWVVNWQGDEWLPNGRPIDLLVAALERDDSCSVATLVRPLPPVEARNPNRVKVVVSRSGRALYFSRAPIPHDSTGKAPFWLHVGVYGFARRTLLEFAGWPQTPLEKQEKLEQLRLLEHDVPIAVARSRVATYGIDTPADARALARRLRPGRRSQ; encoded by the coding sequence GTGAATTCCGCTCGCGCCATCGGCCCCGATGACATCATCGGCGTCATCCCCGCGCGTTGGGGGGCGACTCGTTTTCCCGGCAAGATGCTGGCGTCAATCGCCGGGCGGCCGCTCATCACGTGGGTCGTGCGCGGTTGTCGGCGGTCACGTCGAGTGACACGGTGGATCGTTGCCACCGACGACCAACGGATTGCCGTTGCCGCCGCGGCCGCGGGTGCCGGCGTCGTCATGACGTCGCGCGGGCTCAAGAGCGGCTCCGACCGTGTCGCCCAAGCGGTGGCCAACGAACGCGTTGCTTGGGTCGTCAACTGGCAGGGCGACGAGTGGCTTCCCAACGGCCGTCCGATCGATCTGTTGGTGGCGGCGCTGGAGCGGGACGATTCCTGCTCCGTGGCCACGCTGGTCCGACCGCTTCCGCCGGTGGAGGCACGAAATCCGAACCGCGTCAAAGTTGTTGTTTCCCGCAGCGGACGCGCGTTGTACTTTTCGCGGGCACCGATCCCGCACGATTCGACCGGAAAGGCGCCCTTCTGGTTGCATGTCGGCGTCTATGGCTTTGCCCGACGCACCCTATTGGAATTCGCCGGGTGGCCGCAGACGCCATTGGAGAAACAGGAGAAGTTGGAGCAGTTGCGGCTCCTGGAGCATGATGTCCCGATCGCGGTGGCCCGCAGTCGCGTCGCGACATATGGAATCGACACCCCGGCCGATGCCCGCGCGCTCGCGAGGCGTCTCCGGCCGGGCCGGCGGAGCCAATAG
- a CDS encoding CTP synthase, with product MDALGVPHTKHVFVTGGVVSSLGKGIAAASLGLLLKRRGLRVGLQKFDPYLNVDPGTMNPFQHGEVFVLDDGAETDLDLGHYERFLGESLTSQSNVTTGQVYETIISRERRGDYLGATVQVIPHVTNEIKSRIRRMEKRNGPLDVVITEIGGTVGDIESQPFLEAIRQMGLEDPPNSTLYIHLTLVPYIETAGEPKTKPTQHSVKALREIGIQPHMLLCRTAAELSEEIRAKIGLFCNMPASSVFSAIDVDSVYEVPLRFHAQGVDDLACRFLALEAPPPDLEDWRAMVDRIKNPGRRVRIAICGKYVTLKDAYKSIIEAFVHAGVANDAHVDLEWVSSENIKKQGAEPFLDNIDGLLIPGGFGERGVEGKIEAIRFVRQQGIPFFGICLGMQCAVIELARSVCGLDDAQSTEFNREAAHPVITLLSEQREVTNMGGTMRLGAYPCVLTEGTKTHRAYGTAQISERHRHRYEFNNQYRDQIFSAGMVPAGLSPDDTLVEIIEIPDHPWFIGVQFHPELKSRPTAPHPLFRDFVAAAVKFRQSREPHTVVHGHSAGAA from the coding sequence ATGGACGCACTCGGAGTGCCCCACACCAAACACGTCTTCGTGACCGGCGGCGTCGTGTCGTCGCTGGGGAAGGGGATCGCGGCGGCGTCTCTGGGGCTCTTGCTGAAGCGGCGGGGGTTGCGCGTCGGCCTGCAGAAGTTTGATCCATATCTCAATGTTGATCCCGGGACGATGAACCCCTTTCAGCACGGCGAGGTGTTCGTCCTCGATGACGGCGCCGAGACCGATCTGGATCTCGGTCACTACGAGCGGTTTCTCGGTGAGAGTCTGACCAGTCAGAGCAACGTCACGACCGGGCAGGTGTATGAGACGATCATCTCCCGCGAGCGGCGCGGCGACTACCTCGGCGCCACCGTACAGGTGATCCCGCATGTGACCAACGAGATCAAGTCGCGCATCCGGCGCATGGAAAAGCGCAATGGTCCGCTCGACGTCGTGATCACGGAAATCGGCGGCACGGTCGGCGACATCGAGTCGCAGCCTTTTCTTGAAGCGATCCGCCAGATGGGGCTGGAAGATCCGCCCAACAGCACGCTGTACATCCATCTGACGTTGGTGCCCTATATCGAAACCGCCGGCGAGCCCAAGACCAAGCCCACGCAGCACTCGGTCAAGGCCCTGCGGGAGATCGGCATCCAGCCCCACATGCTCTTGTGCCGCACCGCCGCCGAGCTGTCCGAGGAGATTCGCGCCAAGATCGGCCTGTTCTGCAACATGCCGGCGAGCTCCGTCTTCTCGGCCATCGACGTCGATTCCGTGTATGAAGTACCGCTGCGCTTTCATGCCCAAGGCGTCGATGATCTGGCCTGTCGCTTCCTCGCATTGGAGGCGCCGCCGCCGGACTTGGAGGATTGGCGGGCGATGGTCGACCGGATCAAGAACCCCGGCCGACGGGTGCGCATCGCGATCTGCGGCAAGTATGTGACGCTGAAAGATGCCTACAAATCGATCATCGAGGCGTTCGTGCACGCCGGAGTTGCCAACGATGCCCACGTCGACTTGGAATGGGTTTCCTCGGAGAATATCAAGAAGCAGGGGGCGGAACCGTTCCTCGACAACATCGACGGGCTGTTAATTCCCGGCGGCTTCGGCGAGCGCGGCGTCGAGGGGAAGATCGAGGCAATTCGCTTCGTGCGTCAGCAGGGGATACCGTTCTTCGGCATCTGCCTGGGGATGCAGTGCGCCGTCATCGAGCTGGCGCGCAGCGTCTGCGGGTTGGACGACGCCCAATCGACCGAGTTCAACCGCGAAGCAGCTCATCCGGTGATCACCCTTCTCTCCGAGCAACGCGAAGTCACCAACATGGGCGGAACGATGCGTCTCGGCGCCTACCCCTGCGTGTTGACGGAGGGGACCAAGACGCATCGCGCCTATGGCACGGCCCAGATTTCCGAACGACACCGCCACCGCTATGAGTTCAACAACCAGTATCGCGACCAGATCTTCTCGGCGGGAATGGTCCCCGCCGGCCTGTCGCCCGATGACACACTCGTGGAAATCATCGAAATTCCCGACCATCCCTGGTTTATCGGTGTGCAGTTCCATCCCGAGCTAAAGTCGCGACCGACCGCTCCCCATCCATTGTTCCGTGACTTTGTGGCGGCGGCGGTCAAGTTCCGCCAGTCGCGGGAGCCGCACACCGTCGTTCACGGCCACAGCGCCGGAGCGGCATAG
- the kdsA gene encoding 3-deoxy-8-phosphooctulonate synthase → MNTGFPSPVVRHFPVGPHTVGDGRLLWILGPCVLESEEMAVRVAEGLAEASQRDGHAIVFKSSYMKANRMRGDSYSGPGLDEGLAILERVRAATGLPLTTDVHTAFEAHAAANVVDLLQIPAFLCRQTDLVVAAAETGKPINIKKGQFLAPADMGHIADKAVRAGNDRVILTERGSTHGYNDLVVDFRSLPIMRGLGFPVCYDASHSLQTPGSAGGRSGGRREFLLPLLRAAVAVGVDAVFCEVHPDPATALSDRDTQWPLAELDRLFEAVTHA, encoded by the coding sequence GTGAATACGGGATTCCCTTCACCAGTCGTTCGACACTTCCCCGTCGGCCCGCACACTGTCGGCGACGGTCGGTTGCTGTGGATCCTCGGCCCCTGCGTGCTGGAATCCGAAGAGATGGCGGTGCGCGTGGCTGAAGGGCTCGCCGAGGCGTCGCAACGCGACGGCCACGCCATCGTCTTCAAGTCATCGTACATGAAGGCGAATCGGATGCGCGGCGACTCGTACAGCGGCCCCGGTCTCGATGAGGGGCTGGCGATTCTCGAACGCGTGCGCGCTGCCACGGGCCTGCCGCTCACGACCGATGTGCACACGGCGTTCGAGGCCCACGCGGCTGCAAACGTGGTCGATTTGTTGCAGATTCCCGCCTTCCTTTGTCGCCAGACCGATTTGGTGGTGGCGGCGGCCGAAACCGGCAAGCCGATCAATATCAAGAAGGGTCAGTTTCTCGCTCCCGCCGACATGGGTCACATCGCCGACAAGGCGGTCCGCGCCGGCAACGACCGCGTGATCCTGACGGAACGCGGCAGCACCCACGGGTACAATGATCTCGTCGTCGATTTTCGCTCCCTGCCGATCATGCGTGGGCTGGGATTCCCGGTTTGCTACGACGCGTCCCACTCGCTCCAGACGCCCGGTTCGGCCGGCGGTCGGAGTGGCGGTCGTCGCGAGTTTCTTTTGCCGTTGTTACGGGCGGCGGTCGCCGTCGGCGTGGACGCCGTGTTCTGCGAGGTGCATCCCGATCCGGCGACGGCGTTGAGCGACCGCGATACGCAGTGGCCGCTGGCCGAGCTG